The proteins below come from a single Necator americanus strain Aroian chromosome V, whole genome shotgun sequence genomic window:
- a CDS encoding hypothetical protein (NECATOR_CHRV.G21050.T1), which produces MLTRDLLLCALPPSSILISYFGDHSSLVICFVAAIKPRPLSANSMAVVMYSVKLLLLSLAALVCGGRFPDPPVFAAPQHYPSICYLPPDSGLCPQNGASAEELSPDLLTRYYFDVTTEQCYPFGVQNCGGNENRFKSRADCQNFCRLDNKSL; this is translated from the exons ATGTTAACACGTGATCTGCTTCTCTGCGCTCTTCCTCCATCATCCATCCTTATTTCGTATTTTGGCGATCATTCGTCACTCGTGATTTGCTTCGTGGCAGCCATTAAACCACGCCCACTTTCTGCCAATTCAATGGCAGTTGTC ATGTATTCAGTAAAGCTATTGCTACTCTCACTTGCTGCACTGGTATGTGGAGGACGTTTCCCGGATCCCCCTGTGTTCGCCGCACCGCAGCACTATCCCAGTATTTGCTATCTTCCTCCTG ACTCTGGATTGTGTCCACAAAATGGAGCCTCCGCGGAGGAGTTATCACCGGACCTGCTCACCAGGTACTACTTTGACGTCACAACCGAACAATGCTATCCGTTCGGTGTCCAGAATTGTGGCGGAAATGAGAACCGCTTCAAATCACGAGCCGATTGCCAGAATTTCTGTCGCTTAGATAATAAGTCGCTCTAA
- a CDS encoding hypothetical protein (NECATOR_CHRV.G21050.T2): MLTRDLLLCALPPSSILISYFGDHSSLVICFVAAIKPRPLSANSMAVVMYSVKLLLLSLAALVCGGRFPDPPVFAAPQHYPSICYLPPDSGLCPQNGASAEELSPDLLTSRFTFTFRRTSSWLIRNRSSEDEKHHCWLIVGWLILNTLPGSRQLLKTISTCTTIAFLIDLHFYMFLLRQHLSH, translated from the exons ATGTTAACACGTGATCTGCTTCTCTGCGCTCTTCCTCCATCATCCATCCTTATTTCGTATTTTGGCGATCATTCGTCACTCGTGATTTGCTTCGTGGCAGCCATTAAACCACGCCCACTTTCTGCCAATTCAATGGCAGTTGTC ATGTATTCAGTAAAGCTATTGCTACTCTCACTTGCTGCACTGGTATGTGGAGGACGTTTCCCGGATCCCCCTGTGTTCGCCGCACCGCAGCACTATCCCAGTATTTGCTATCTTCCTCCTG ACTCTGGATTGTGTCCACAAAATGGAGCCTCCGCGGAGGAGTTATCACCGGACCTGCTCACCAG TAGATTCACGTTCACATTTCGTCGGACGAGTTCGTGGTTGATTCGGAACAGGAGCAGCGAGGACGAAAAACATCATTGCTGGTTGATTGTTGGTTGGTTGATTTTAAAT ACTCTTCCTGGCTCAAGACAACTTTTAAAAACCATTTCCACATGCACCACGATTGCATTTCTGATTGATTTGCATTTCTACATGTTTCTGCTCCGCCAGCATCTTTCACACTAG
- a CDS encoding hypothetical protein (NECATOR_CHRV.G21051.T2), with translation MERYVGPVNPAHFPQLTISLCGLGLFFMAWFLVYEVTSNKYTRNIAKELLIATIAAFFLGFGSLFLLLWVGIYV, from the exons TGGGTccg GTTAATCCGGCACATTTCCCGCAACTGACGATATCGCTCTGTGGCTTGGGCCTTTTCTTCATGGCATGGTTTTTGGTGTACGAA GTGACTTCCAACAAGTACACCCGCAATATCGCAAAAGAACTGCTCATCGCCACCATCGCAGCATTCTTCCTTGGATTCGGATCGCTTTTCCTTCTCCTGTGGGTTGGAATCTATGTTTAG